TCAACTCTCATTCTCAAATGAGAAAATGAAATCGAGtgaattttttctaaaaaaaaaagtgaaattaggAAGTGAAACCATTTGACGCTATCGCAGCCACCTCTTTCTCGCTTCCTCCGCCGTCCTACCGTCGTAACACAGAACCTCTCTACTTCGGTGCCACCTCATTGAAGACTGTCGCAACCACGTTAAAGACCGACGCCCCATTCAGATGAAATGGTGGTTTGTTGGAAAACGGGGGCTGTGGAGGAGGAACACCACATTCTCAATCTCTCCGTTTCATAGGAGCTTACGTTCAGATGCAGCGTTGGAAGCCATAGCCAAAGCTTCAGAACATAAAGTTCCCAACATAGTTCTCTACAATTATCCTTCATTTTCTGGAGCATTTTCTGCTCTCTTTGCTCATCTCTTCCACACTCGTCACAATCTCCCTTCACTTATATTACCTTTCTCTTCTGTTCCCTCCCTCGCTTTCAGGTTTTTCATTCTTCaactcactattttttttaatggggGTGCTACAAATCTTAATTTATGCGCTTAAAACTTTATTTTGTgcttgaaaaatttaaattgatgAAATGGGTCATTggaaagtttttgtttttaaattatcTCTTTAGAAAAAATTACATGTCTGTTACTACGATATAGGGTTGAAGATTTGTGCATTGAAGGCCTTCAGACATGTTATCTGCTTGACTTTCTTCCTCCAAAGGAATTCCTTTTCAAACTTTCCCATCAATCAAATTGCAAGTAGGTTTAATACTTATGTTCTCCTACTTTATtgtcaatttttcattttctcagCTGCACTTTGTGTTATATattatgaagcacggacacagacacgTAGACACCGAGAAAATGctataattcaatgtaatcatatgtATATCGGTGTCGTGTCGGTGACACTAACATGTGTCCGACACCAGGAGTGTGTCTGTGCTTTGTAGGttatatatgtattttgtttttttagtcgTTTCTCATGTGCTTTTGATTGCTTATTAatgtaagtatttttttttatctatttagGATTATTGGGTTTGATCATCGGAAATCAGTACTTAGCAATATCCCTTCTGCAAATGAGTGTACTGAGAATATTATGATTAATGTTAACCATGAGAAGAGTAGCTCTAGAGCTGTTTATGAATACTTTACCAACAAACACGAGGATGTTAAAAGTTCTGATGTGAGTGAGAATTAAAATTCTTTTATGCGCTTTAATTCTTCAACATCTTTGTTCAACAATGACTGAGATAGAAAGATGTCTAAATTGCATTTAGGATTTGGTTTCATGTTTGTTGGATCCAAAAGACATAGGGCGTGTGGAGCTTATTCTTAAGTATATCGAGGACGGAGATCTTCGCCGGTGGAGCTTGCCTGGCATTAAGCCCTTTAACATTGGACTGAGTGAATGGCGGTCAAGGTTTAGCTGCATTTCCAACCCACACATGTTTAAGCAGGTATGATTATCTCTTGTCTGCTTATGTGTTTTCTTATTATCGTTGTTGCTAATTGAAAATTTGGACATGTATTTAAGTCCATATGAAAACCATGGATAAGGTAATAAATTTGTGTTTCTATATGATTTCTTTTTCTCAAAAGAATGTAATTTACTTAAGCCTAGTCAAATAGTTTCTTCTCTAGTTTAAAATGATTGTGTTTGAGCTACTGTAGAACTCTGTGTATCCTGACATTGAAGGCACGTCTCACAAATTCATAAGTTGATTGGttatttgaaatgagcatgactATTACAAATTCAGAACCTTTCTATTACGCTGTCATAAAGTAGTACAGTGACATTTCAGACTATAGCAACTTTCTATTTTGTTGCTGCCTTGCTTTTACATGCCTTACTGTAACattccaaaaaacaaaaaatatgtattCATTACCCTTGAATGATGTAAATTATTGTCAATTTATCTCTGGTGTCCGCTAAATATTTCCTATCCTTTAAAAAACCCTTATGCAGTTGCTGGAATTGAGCGTTGAAGGCTTAATTGCTAAAGGAAATTCATCTATTTCAGCTCGTCGGAATGCTGCAAGTAAATTGCTGGAAAAGGTTTTCAGGGTTCGGCTGGGTAGAGGATTTTATGGAGAGTGCCTGGTAATGTTTCAAGATATTCATCTTAGTATATCTTCTTCTTAACATgctgcaatttttttatttagtgtatgtttgggaGAGCTCAATGTGGaaaaaaattcctttttttGCCACTTCCTATGATAAATTTTGgtttaagaaagaaaagaactatCCCCAAAATAATATGTAGTCAGACGTTCACTACAAGTATGTGATGTTTtaactaaataataataataaataaaattcgaaTTTGTACCGTGAACTTTCTCTGCTGCGTGCTGCTTTTTTTAGTACTTATGCATAACTAATGATTACTAGTTTGATTCCCCCACCCACCAACACATTTTGTGGTTGAAACATGTAATCAAGTTTTGTTACGATGGTTACTGTGTAGGGAGTTCGGGCAGACGGGAACTCTAACTTAAGTGATGAAATTGGCATGCTTCTTAGTGCGAAAAGTGCTGCTATTGGTCTgaggtgaggtaatttatttcaaatatttattaTCTTGTTAGAAGAGTGTTTTTTTATTAGGTTGTCTGGcagtaataaaattttaattaaaatttgaatatacCAGTAGCTCGACCAAACTTTTCATGAGCATGGTGATTGGATAATCATTCATTACATGTAAGTTTTTGCCATAACAACTAAGGTGACAATTTGCAATAACGGAAAACTAGAAAAGTCAAATTTGGCCCAGCAATACATAATTTATGACCCAAGAGATCCATAATTCAGCATATGCTTCCTTATTTATATTTGCATGAGCTGTTTTCATTTCAAAAAACAAATGGCAAATTCTTCTCATAACTAGGCTGATAAGCGACTGTTTAGGATCatcttgaaaacaggtaaaagaggaacttgaccctaaccgcgacctgccggtagaaccaaagttatcaaggaaaagaggaacttgaccctaaccgcgacctgccgatagaaccaaagttatcaaagaaagtgcgaccctaaccgcgacctgccggtagaaccaacactataaagttcttatctcaagaacaatgttcttatcacaagaacaaagaaaaagttctcacaagagaaactctcaaattagattatattccaaGTTGTCGTTTGAgaagtacatgatagtcctatttataacatatccttacatagtaggatttattgtccacttTTCACTctcacttttctttttttcactctcactttttttttcgctctcacttttctttttttcactttcactttttttttcactCTCACTTTTCTTGTTCTTTTCTTGATCAATCTATTTCATTTGTTTTATTCTCCATTGATTTGAACTTTTCTTCTCATCGTTGCTTGTTGGTTCAAGTAATTTTAAGTACTTGATTCCTTGCTGTTTCTTGTTGTGTTGAATCATCCCAAAGGTTTTTTTCTCAAGAGCTCATAAGGAAAAGTTGAGTGGTAAAAGGCAAGAGTGGTGAGATTATCAGAGGGAAAAAGCCAAAACATAGAGTGAAACACGACTCATCTAAAGATCCTTTGCATGAGATAGGAGGTCCTATGACTAGGTCCAAGACTATGAGGATGAATCAAGCCTTACAAAGTCTAGTCATCAAgatcaaagaaaaagaagatcGATATCCTTCGGAGGCTGAACCAACTTGGCTCAATTTCTTACAattggatgaagatgcttgagcccaacttgaagcccaattcaCATCTTGAGAAGCATCATTGGACTATTTTgtgtctaataatattggactaaataaataaacaattaagtccaattttctttatttttatggcaattttcgtttttggtattaagaaggtttttagatgacctttagcTTCCTTCTAGCCTTTCTAaatgcttcctagtggtgcactaagtcattatagtggctagtAGGAATTTATAAGCAAgttagtgggaattttctaaggtctataatgaatgaatgatagtggacaataaatcctactatgtaaggatatgttataaataggactatcatgtacttcTCAAAGGACAACttggaatataatctaatttgagagtttctcttgtgagaactttttctttgttcttgtgataagaacattgttcttgagataagaactttatagtgttggttctaccggcaggtcgcggttagggtcgcactttctttgataactttggttctaccggcaggtcgcggttagggtcaagttcctcttttccttgataactttggttctaccggcaggtcgcggttagggtcaagttcctcttttacctgttttcaagacgatcctaaaCAGTCGCTTATCATAGGCCCTTGAAATTAAAATAACCTAAAACAGTTCCTCCTGAGTTCCAGTGTCTctgaaaaatgaaattcatttGATTGTCTCCTACACTGGAGTGCTCTTTTCCATTAAAAACATGCAATCGTTTAGTACCAATCGCCTGTCAGCATTTTGGCTTGAAATTCAGCTGGCGTATATACGCGGAGAATATTGATTGTTgaattcaattatttgtttgaTTCTTCCTCTGATTGTATTCTCATTCTGTTCTTAGGGTTTAAATGAAGATTCTAAATGTTATCCTGGCAACTTCTTATAGGCATAATTGCCTCCTAATTCATATTgtgcattttttatttggtcAAAGAATTGTCAAATTCTATAATCTGATCCATCAGGCATTTTCATCATTGAGACAGGCCCATAGGAGCGGTCATATACATGCAACGAAATAATCTCAAAATGTGCTTGCGCAGCTCTGACAGTGCTACTGATAC
This portion of the Trifolium pratense cultivar HEN17-A07 linkage group LG3, ARS_RC_1.1, whole genome shotgun sequence genome encodes:
- the LOC123918322 gene encoding uncharacterized protein LOC123918322 isoform X1, coding for MKWWFVGKRGLWRRNTTFSISPFHRSLRSDAALEAIAKASEHKVPNIVLYNYPSFSGAFSALFAHLFHTRHNLPSLILPFSSVPSLAFRVEDLCIEGLQTCYLLDFLPPKEFLFKLSHQSNCKIIGFDHRKSVLSNIPSANECTENIMINVNHEKSSSRAVYEYFTNKHEDVKSSDDLVSCLLDPKDIGRVELILKYIEDGDLRRWSLPGIKPFNIGLSEWRSRFSCISNPHMFKQLLELSVEGLIAKGNSSISARRNAASKLLEKVFRVRLGRGFYGECLGVRADGNSNLSDEIGMLLSAKSAAIGLRPIGAVIYMQRNNLKMCLRSSDSATDTSEVAKAYGGGGSASSSSFIIRMDEYNQWISASSL
- the LOC123918322 gene encoding uncharacterized protein LOC123918322 isoform X2 — encoded protein: MKWWFVGKRGLWRRNTTFSISPFHRSLRSDAALEAIAKASEHKVPNIVLYNYPSFSGAFSALFAHLFHTRHNLPSLILPFSSVPSLAFRVEDLCIEGLQTCYLLDFLPPKEFLFKLSHQSNCKIIGFDHRKSVLSNIPSANECTENIMINVNHEKSSSRAVYEYFTNKHEDVKSSDDLVSCLLDPKDIGRVELILKYIEDGDLRRWSLPGIKPFNIGLSEWRSRFSCISNPHMFKQLLELSVEGLIAKGNSSISARRNAASKLLEKVFRVRLGRGFYGECLGVRADGNSNLSDEIGMLLSAKSAAIGLR